TATCGCCAAAGGCGATACTTAGGATTAGACACTTCGAGAAAAGCGAGTTAGTGTCCCTTATTCTGGTATCGCCAAAGGCGATACTTAGGATTAGACACTTCGAGAAAAGCGAGTTAGTGTCCCTTATCCCGATGAGCGTAAGCGATATCGGGGTAGGGAGCCAGTAGGAATGCAATGACGTACTGGCACTTATTCTGGTATCGCCGAAGGCGATACTTAGGGTTAGGACACTTCGAGCCAAGCGAGTTAGTGTCCCTTATCCCGATGAGTGTAAGCGATATCGGGGTTAGGAGCCAGTAGGAATTCCATGACGTAGAGCTCCCGCCTCCCTTTAGGGACTGGCTTTTATCCTGGTATCGCCAAGGGCGATACTTAGGGTTAGGACACTTCGAGTCCCGCCCAAGGCTGGAGGCTACGCACTCCTGCTTATTCCGATGGGACGTTGATTAGCGAACGAAATGTGCGATGCTAACGGACATTAGTTGCCTATGAAGAAATTAGGGTAAATAATTCGCGATAGAATTTAGTATGATTTATTTGACAAACTTTTCTTTATTAGTTTAATGAGTCGTTCTCTGTATCTTACAGAAGTGAGTTATATGACATCATTGAAATTGAAGATGAGGGTTAAAATAGAGGGCTACGACCACCGGACGGTGGACCAGGCCGTGGTTAATATCGTGGATACGGCCAAGCGGTCCGGGGCCAAGCTCAAAGGTCCGATTCCGCTGCCGACCAAGATAGAACGTTATACCGTATTAAGGTCGCCCCACGTTGATAAGAAATCGCGCGAGCAGTTTGAAATCCGGACGCATAAGCGCCTGATTGATATTATCGAGCCGTCGCCCAAGACGATAGATGCATTGAGGAATCTTAATCTGCCGGCCGGCGTGGAAATAAGGATCAAGTTATAAATCATGATAAACGGAATTCTTGCCAAGAAAATCGGAATGACCCAGGTGTTCAGGGAAGACGGTAACATCGTGCCGGTAACCGTGCTGGAAGCCGGTCCCTGTCCGATTCTGCAGGTCAAGACCGCCAAGAATGACGGTTATAATGCCTTGCAAATCGGATTTGATGCCAAGCGCAAGAAGAATTCCAACAAGGCTTTGATGGGCCATTTCAAGAAAGCCGGGTTGGCTGACCCGTCCAGATATATCCGTGAATTCAGGTTCCCGAACGGCCAGGTCGGCCAGAAGGAAGTTGAAGCATATAAGATAGGCGACCAGGTCAAAGTCGATATTTTTGAAGGGGCTTATAAAGTTACTGTAACCGGGATAAGCAAAGGCCGCGGTTTTATGGGTATGATTGTTAAATGGAACAAGCACCGCGGTCCGGAATCGCACGGTTCGATGCAGATGCGGGCGCCCGGCTCGATCGGTTCCGATACGCGTTTGACCCACATCCGCCCGGGCAAGCATATGCCGGGTCATTATGGAGTGGATACGATAACAGTGGAGAATCTGGAAGTAGTCAAGATAGACAAGGATCGCAACCTGATGTACGTCAGGGGCGCGGTGCCCGGGGCCAATAACGGCTTAATCGAGGTTTATAAGACCGATATTATCAAGAAGGTGCCGGTCGTAACCAAGTCCAAGAAGGCAGCCGAACAGAGAAAGAAAAGATAAAAATCTTTTATGATAGAAGTTCCTCTTTATAATCAAGAAGGCAAAGAAATCGAGCGCCTGAAGATAGACGAAACGGTGTTCGGTGAGCGTATTAACCGTCCGTTGCTCAACCAGGTAGTCCGGATGTATGAAGTTACTATGCGCCGCGGCACGGCCAGCACCAAGACGCGGGGTGAGGTTGAAGGCAGCACCCGTAAACCATGGAAGCAGAAGCATACGGGCCGGGCGCGCTCCGGAACAGCCCGTTCTCCGATTTGGCGGCATGGCGGTATTACCTTTGGCCCGAAACCGCGCAATTATTCTTTTCCGGTGCCCCAGAAAATGCGCCAGATAGCCCTTAACCATGCGATACTTTCAAAGCTTAAAGATAACGAAACTCTGGTTATAGACAAACTCCAGGCCGAAAATCCCAAGACCAAGCCTATGGCCTTAATGTTGAAAAACATGGGTGTGAGCAAGAGTTGTTTGATAGGCATAAAAGATATCA
This portion of the Candidatus Brocadiia bacterium genome encodes:
- the rplD gene encoding 50S ribosomal protein L4; translated protein: MIEVPLYNQEGKEIERLKIDETVFGERINRPLLNQVVRMYEVTMRRGTASTKTRGEVEGSTRKPWKQKHTGRARSGTARSPIWRHGGITFGPKPRNYSFPVPQKMRQIALNHAILSKLKDNETLVIDKLQAENPKTKPMALMLKNMGVSKSCLIGIKDINKNLHLSTRNIDKVTMMPIKDFNAYEVIKHQRLVLTRESLSGLIEKAKVK
- the rplC gene encoding 50S ribosomal protein L3 is translated as MNGILAKKIGMTQVFREDGNIVPVTVLEAGPCPILQVKTAKNDGYNALQIGFDAKRKKNSNKALMGHFKKAGLADPSRYIREFRFPNGQVGQKEVEAYKIGDQVKVDIFEGAYKVTVTGISKGRGFMGMIVKWNKHRGPESHGSMQMRAPGSIGSDTRLTHIRPGKHMPGHYGVDTITVENLEVVKIDKDRNLMYVRGAVPGANNGLIEVYKTDIIKKVPVVTKSKKAAEQRKKR
- the rpsJ gene encoding 30S ribosomal protein S10, which produces MTSLKLKMRVKIEGYDHRTVDQAVVNIVDTAKRSGAKLKGPIPLPTKIERYTVLRSPHVDKKSREQFEIRTHKRLIDIIEPSPKTIDALRNLNLPAGVEIRIKL